The window TCAGCGGATCTTCACCTGCCGCCCGGCCGACGCGGCAGCCGAGCCGGCGTGCGCGCGCGAGATCCTCGGCACGATCGCACGAGGCGCGTTCCGGCGTCCGGTGAACGAGAGTGACGTCGACGCGCTGATGGCGTTCTACGACACCGGGCGCGCCAAGGGGAGTTTCGACGCCGGAATAGAGTTCGGGCTGCGCGCCATCCTGGTCGACCCGGAGTTCCTCTTCCGGGTGGAGCACGATCCGGCGGACGCCGCGCCGGGCGAGCCGTACGCCATCAGCGACCTGGAGCTGGCCTCGCGCCTCTCGTTCTTCCTCTGGAGCAGCATCCCGGATGACGAGCTGCTGGAGGTCGCCGCGCGGGGCGAGCTGCGCGGCGACGGCGCGCTCTCGGCCCAGGTGGAACGGATGCTCGCCGACCCGAAGGCCGCCGCGCTGACCGACAACTTCGCGGGGCAGTGGCTGTTCCTCCGCAACATGCGGACGGTGAAGCCGGATCCCCTCGCGTTCCCCGAGTTCGACGGCAACCTGCGCGAGGCGTTCACGCGCGAGACCGAGCTCTGGTTCGAGAGCCAGATCCGCGATGACCGGAGCGTGCTGGAGGTGCTCACTTCCGACTACACCTACCTGAACGAGCGGCTCGCGAAGCACTACGGCATTCCCGGTGTCCGCGGCAACCATTTCCGGCGCGTTGCGATGCCGGCCGACAGCCCGCGCCGCGGCGTCCTGGGGCATGGCAGTGTCCTGACGGCGACGTCGTATGCGAATCGCACGTCGCCGGTGAAGCGCGGCGTCTGGGTGCTCGAGAACCTGCTGGGAGCGCCGCCGCCGCCGCCGCCCGCCGATGTGCCTGGGCTCGAGGATTCGGATTCGGTCGTCAACCCGGCCGATCCGGAGAGCCGCCCCCGCTCGGTCCGCGAGCGGATGGAGCGCCATCGGACCGACCCGGTCTGCGCGAGCTGCCACGTCAGGATGGATCCGCTCGGCTTTGCCCTGGAGAGTTTCGACGCCATTGGCGGCTATCGTGAGCTGGGCGTGGAGGAGACCTCCGGAACGCTGCCGGACGGGACCGAGTTGACCGGTCCGGACAGCGTGCGCGAAGTGCTTCTCGCAAGTGAAGAGGAGTTTGTCGCCACCGTCACCGAGAAGCTGATGACGTACGCGCTGGGGCGCGGCGTCGAGTATTACGACTATCCCTGGATCCGGCGCATCGTGCACCAGGCGGAGCCGTCCGGCTATGCCTGGTCGTCGCTGATCGCCGGTATCGTCGAGAGCCCGCCGTTCCAGATGAGAGAGGCGCGAGAGCCATGATGATCACCAAGACCCACCTGCCGCGTCGCACGTTTCTGAGGGGCGTCGGCGCCACGCTGGCCCTGCCGCTGCTCGACGGAATGGTGCCGGCGTTCACTCCGTTGCGGTTGTCGGCCGCCGCGCCGGTCAACCGCCTCGGCGTCGTGTACGTCCCGAACGGTGTCCGGATGGACCAGTGGACGCCCGATGCGACGGGGACCGGCTTCGAACTGAAGCCTGTGATGCGGTCCCTTGCGCCGCATCGCGACAAGCTCATCGTCCTGGGCGGGCTCGCCAACAAGCACGGCGATGCGCTGCCGGGCGAGGGAGCGGGCGACCACGCGCGCGCCGCGGGCGCGTTCCTGACCGGCGTGCACCCGAAGAAGACGGCGGGGGCCGACATTCGCGCCGGCGTCTCGATGGATCAGATCGCCGCGCGCGAGCTGGCCCAGGAGACGCAGCTTGCCTCGCTGGAGTTGTCGCTCGACTCGAAGGAGCCGCTCGGGGCGTGCGACCCCGGCTATTCCTGCGTCTACGCCAACACCCTCAACTGGCGGAGCGAAACGACGCCGCTGCCCATGGAGAACAACCCGCGCGTTGTCTTCGAGCGGATGTTCGGCGGCAGCGGGTCAACCGACCCGGCGGCCCGCATGGCGCGCATGCAGGAGGACGGAACGATTCTGGACGCCGTCTCCGAGAAGCTCGCCAGCCTGCGTCGCTCGCTCGGCGCTCGCGACCAGCGGAAGCTGGACGAATACACCGAGGCGATCCGCGACGTGGAGCGCCGCATCCGGATGGCGGAGGAGCAGGGCCTGAACGATCTGTCGGTCGCGATGGAGCAGCCCCCCGGCATTCCCGGCTCGTTCGAGGAGCACGCGAAGCTCATGTACGACCTGCAGGTGCTCGCCTACCAGGCCGACCTCACGCGCGTGATCACCTTCATGGTGGCGCACGAGACGAGCAACCGGGCCTACCCGGAGATCGATGTCGCCGACGCCCATCACCCGCTGTCGCACCACGGCGGTGACGAGGAGAAAATCGCCAAGCTGCGGCGCGTCAACGCGTACCACGGCGACCTGTTCGGCTACTACATCGACCGGCTTGCCGCGACCGAGGATGGCGACGGTTCGCTGCTCGATCACTCGATGACCATCTATGGCAGCGGCATGAGCAACGGCAACACGCACAGCCACCACAAGCTGCCGATCATGGTGGTGGGAGGCGGCGCCGGCACACTCAAGGGCGATCGCCACGTCCACTACGACGACGACCCGCCGGTGACGAACCTCTTCCTGACGCTGTTGCACAAGCTGGGGGTCAAGCCGGAGTCGATCGGCGACAGCACCGGCGAGCTCACCGAGTTGACGGACCTCTGAACGCGCCCATGAGAACCTGGTTGACCTGCCGGCGCGCCTTTGGGTGTGCCAGCCGGTGTGCCGCCTGTTGCGCCGGCCTCCGGCCGGCATCCGGTCGTGTCCGGCCGGGGGTCATGGCCGTGGCAGCGGCGCTCCTGCTAGCGGCCCCGGCCGGCGCCGCCGCGGCGAATGACGACGTGCGCGTCGTCGCCGCCGTGGAGCGCCAGGACTGGAGCGCCGCGCACGCGCTGATTGCCGACGGCGCCGATGTCAGCGCCGCGCAGCCGGACGGCGCAACCGCCCTTCACTGGGCGGCGCACTGGGGGCATGCCGAGACGGTCGCGCGGCTCGTCGAGGCTGGTGCGAAAGTCGACGCGCTGAACGATCTGGCCGTGCCGCCACTCTGGATCGCCATCGACAACGGCAGCGCCGACGTTGCGGTGCAGTTGATCGACGCCGGAGCCGATGCCGCGGCGCACCTGCCGTCCGGCGAGACCATGCTGATGACGGCGGCCCGGATGGGTTTGACGCGCGTCGCTTCGCGCCTGATCGAAGAAGGCGCCGACGTCCGCTTGGCGGAGCACGAGCGGGGCCAGACGGCGCTGATGTGGGCTGCGGCCGAAGGACACACTGGTATCGTCCGCCGCCTTGCCGAGTCGGGCGCCGCGGTCGACGCGCGGAGCGCCGGGCGGTTCACGGCGCTGATGTTCGCGGCGCGCGCGGGCGACGTCGATGCCGTCCAACTTCTCCTCGACGCGGGGGCCGACATCGAGGCACGATCCATCGACGGCAGCACGCCGCTTGTCATTGCGAGCCGAAGCATCGACGCGCTAGCCGCCATCGAGTGGACGGTTATTCCGAATGCGAGCGGGCACGAGGCGACGGCGCACTACCTGATCGAAAGCGGCGCGGATGTGAACGCCGCCGACCGGCGCGGCCGGACGCCGCTGTTCGGAGCGGTGGAGCGCAACCGTCTCGATCTGGCGCAGATGCTCCTAGACGCGGGGGCCGAGGTGGACGCGACGATCGTGGATCCGCCCGCCGCGCTGCGGGGTGACTACATCGGCCTGAGGGTGCTGAAAGGCGCCACACCGCTCTGGGCTGCCGCGCGCGAGGGGAAGCTGGAGATGATGCGCCTGCTCATCGAGGCGGGCGCCGATCCCCATCATGCGAACGCCTCCGGCACGACCGTCCTGATGGTTACTTCCGGCCTCGGCGAGAACGACGCCCGCCGTCCGCCGGATCACGTTGTGGTCGAAGCGGTCACCATGCTGCTCGATCTGGGCGCCGACGTGCATGCCGTCAACCGCGGCGGCCAGACCGCGCTTCACGGCGCGGCGTCGATGTGGGAAGACGACGTGATCCAGCTTCTCGTCGACCGCGGCGCCGACGTCAACGTGGAGGACAGCCGCGGCCGGACGCCCCTCCACCTGGTCGAGTACGGCAACGCCAATGCGCCGTCCGAGAGCACTGCCGCACTGCTCCGCCAGCTCGGCGCCGCGGAACCGGTCGTAGAGCGGTAGGCTGACGTGAGGCGCTAGCTACGGGACGGGCTGCGAGACAATCCGGAACGGCCGGCGCACGTCGGCCACCTCCGTCGCATCCTGCAAGACGCGAGCCAGCGCCACATACCGGCCGGGCGGAAGATCGTGCACCTCCACGACCGCGGTGGCGCTGCGTCGGTCGCCGCCCGAGCCCTCCAGCCGGGCCTGCCCCCAGGCGAGAATCGACCCGGTGGCGCCGTCCACCACGTCGACCTCGACCCGAGTGCGATCCCAGAACGCCGGCGAGTCGGCGTACAGCTCCGTGAAGGCCAGCAGAC of the Acidobacteriota bacterium genome contains:
- a CDS encoding DUF1552 domain-containing protein encodes the protein MMITKTHLPRRTFLRGVGATLALPLLDGMVPAFTPLRLSAAAPVNRLGVVYVPNGVRMDQWTPDATGTGFELKPVMRSLAPHRDKLIVLGGLANKHGDALPGEGAGDHARAAGAFLTGVHPKKTAGADIRAGVSMDQIAARELAQETQLASLELSLDSKEPLGACDPGYSCVYANTLNWRSETTPLPMENNPRVVFERMFGGSGSTDPAARMARMQEDGTILDAVSEKLASLRRSLGARDQRKLDEYTEAIRDVERRIRMAEEQGLNDLSVAMEQPPGIPGSFEEHAKLMYDLQVLAYQADLTRVITFMVAHETSNRAYPEIDVADAHHPLSHHGGDEEKIAKLRRVNAYHGDLFGYYIDRLAATEDGDGSLLDHSMTIYGSGMSNGNTHSHHKLPIMVVGGGAGTLKGDRHVHYDDDPPVTNLFLTLLHKLGVKPESIGDSTGELTELTDL
- a CDS encoding DUF1592 domain-containing protein, which encodes MSGIPRVLVAFVAVSVLAALAAPVAAQAPAAATAPEAARAETATAPDEYRAVLDRYCVTCHNDRLNTANLSLESLDVAHLAAGAETWEKVIRKLRAREMPPPPRPRPDDGTYVRFVNWIETELDRAAVADVNPGTETINRLNRTEYTNAIRDLLALEIDGRELLPADDQSYGFDNIADVLSLSPALLERYMLAAGKIAQLAIGDRSIRSTTAVYSTSPVLLQHDRMSELHPFGTRGGFATRHYFPVDGEYDIRVTLERTHGNAIKGLQRRNRLEVRLDRERVAEFTVGADGQREAWNAVFNLTPYERDADNDLRVRIPVGAGMREIAFSFVRTSAIPEGVLEPVSGAETYHYAGDRDAPAAVWIVEIEGPFNPKAPASDAEATPSRQRIFTCRPADAAAEPACAREILGTIARGAFRRPVNESDVDALMAFYDTGRAKGSFDAGIEFGLRAILVDPEFLFRVEHDPADAAPGEPYAISDLELASRLSFFLWSSIPDDELLEVAARGELRGDGALSAQVERMLADPKAAALTDNFAGQWLFLRNMRTVKPDPLAFPEFDGNLREAFTRETELWFESQIRDDRSVLEVLTSDYTYLNERLAKHYGIPGVRGNHFRRVAMPADSPRRGVLGHGSVLTATSYANRTSPVKRGVWVLENLLGAPPPPPPADVPGLEDSDSVVNPADPESRPRSVRERMERHRTDPVCASCHVRMDPLGFALESFDAIGGYRELGVEETSGTLPDGTELTGPDSVREVLLASEEEFVATVTEKLMTYALGRGVEYYDYPWIRRIVHQAEPSGYAWSSLIAGIVESPPFQMREAREP